The genomic stretch CGGACGATTTGGAGAGATATGACCGGCAGCTCATGATCGAAGGGATCGGCCCGGAAGGCCAGGTCAAGCTGATGCGTTCCCGGATCGCCATTGCCGGCGTCGGAGGGCTTGGCTCTCCCGTGGCCCTCTATCTCACGGCTGCCGGCATCGGGACGATCCGGCTGATCGATCACGACCAGGTGACGCTGAGCAATTTGAATCGCCAGGTCCTCCACTGGGAGGAGGACCTCGGAGAGAAGAAAGTCCTCTCGGCGGCCAGGAAGTTGAAAAGGTTGAATTCGAAGGTCCAGGTCGAAACGATCGCCGAGACCATCACCGAGGCCAACGTCGCCCGACTCTTCGAGGGGTGCGATGGCATCGTCGATGCCCTCGATAACCTGCCCACCCGGTATCTCCTCAATCGCTTTGCGATCGAAAAGGACATCCCCTTTTTTCACGGAGCGATCCTCGGGTTTGAAGGAAGGGTCATGACAGTTCTTCCAAAAAAGACTGCCTGTCTGCGTTGTATGTACCGGGGGGATGTCCCGGCAGAGAAATTCCCGGTCGTGGGGGTCACTCCGGCAGTCATCGGTTGCATCCAGGCAACCGAGGTCCTCAAATATCTCTTGGGGATTGGCCAGCTCCTGACCAACCGCCTCCTCCTTTATGACGGT from Thermodesulfobacteriota bacterium encodes the following:
- a CDS encoding HesA/MoeB/ThiF family protein — encoded protein: MKLTADDLERYDRQLMIEGIGPEGQVKLMRSRIAIAGVGGLGSPVALYLTAAGIGTIRLIDHDQVTLSNLNRQVLHWEEDLGEKKVLSAARKLKRLNSKVQVETIAETITEANVARLFEGCDGIVDALDNLPTRYLLNRFAIEKDIPFFHGAILGFEGRVMTVLPKKTACLRCMYRGDVPAEKFPVVGVTPAVIGCIQATEVLKYLLGIGQLLTNRLLLYDGLEAQFTEFTLSKNPECDHCGPERNASALP